The genomic window ATTGCTTTTGATGATTTAAGCTTGTCAGAACATCGTCAGGAGATCAAAGAACGAATTGCATATGTACCAGACACTCCAGATGTCTTTTTACAATTAACTGCCTCTGAGTATTGGGATTTGTTAGCATCCGCTTACGATATCCCTGATTCAGAATACTCTGACCGCCGTCATAAATTGGTCAACTTATTTGGAATGAATAATCATGTCGATGAAACACTTGTTAGTTTTTCTCACGGGATGCGTCAAAAATCAGTTATCATTGGTGCATTATTATCTGACCCAGATGTTTGGATCCTGGATGAGCCATTGCAGGGACTGGATCCACAGGCAGCATACGACTTAAAAGAATTAATGAAGGCGCATGCCCAGAAGGGCCGAACAGTAATCTTTTCAACCCACAATCTCGATACAGCCCAACAGTTGTGCGATGAATTAGCTATTTTGAAAAAAGGACAATTGATTTACAACGGAACGGTTCAGGATCTATTGGATCAACATCCAGGACAATCTTTAGAAAACATTTATTTAGGTATGGCAGGTAGAACTGACGATGAACAATTAGTCAGCGATATTGAAGGTGGACACCATGATTAGTAAACAGTTAAAATCACTGATCAAAGTAAATATGCTGCTGTTGAATCCACAAGTAACAGATAGATTCCGTAAAAAGGGATTTACTGGCGAAAGCCTGACTAAACGACTGTTCAGACAATCTGCGATTAGTACTTTGTTATTTGTTTTACTTTATGGATTCTTGATGGCCGCAATGGATTTCAGTAAAATGCCAGGGATGTTTACGTTCTACGTAGCCTTATTTATTTTATTGAGTTTTTCACAAAGCATATCAGGTATTTACAATGTTTTTTTTGCCGGTAAAGATTTGCCAAACTATTTGCCACTACCATTTAAACAACGAGATATATTTCTAAGTAAAATTGCAGTTTTATCTTTAAACATCGTTCCGTTCACGTTGCCGATGCTACTGGTGTTTTTTGCAACCGCCTGGAGAAGTGGAATGATGATTGTCTTAGCCGTAGTTTGGTCTATTATTGGATATTTGG from Companilactobacillus sp. includes these protein-coding regions:
- a CDS encoding ABC transporter ATP-binding protein; the protein is MIEINGLSKSYGQKQALHDLSLKIDSGKIFGFLGHNGAGKSTTIKSLVSIIEPTSGSIAFDDLSLSEHRQEIKERIAYVPDTPDVFLQLTASEYWDLLASAYDIPDSEYSDRRHKLVNLFGMNNHVDETLVSFSHGMRQKSVIIGALLSDPDVWILDEPLQGLDPQAAYDLKELMKAHAQKGRTVIFSTHNLDTAQQLCDELAILKKGQLIYNGTVQDLLDQHPGQSLENIYLGMAGRTDDEQLVSDIEGGHHD